The genomic segment TTATAAGTTAAATATCATGAAGAAATTTTTTGTAAGGTTACTCCCCATGCCGTTTATGTCTGGCATTCAGCGAGTGTTTTTTTGTCATAATTTGTATAACGAAGTGTTGTTTGTTGTAAAAACTGTGGAGAATTTCTCGATATGATTACATATTATAAGTTAAATATCATGAAGAATTTTTTTGTAAGTTGACTCCCCATGCCGCTTATGTCTGGAGTACAGTGTttttttgttatgatttataAAACGTGTTGTTTGCTGTAAAAATGATGGAGAATTTCTCAATATGCCACTTGTGTAAAACAATGtggtgttgtttttttttttttttttttaatttctaatCCCAAAAGCACTCTCACATTTGTAACTGAATTTGGTGTAATAAATTAACACAAACTAAAATTATCATTACTTAAATTTATTGCATTAAACACAACAACGAAACAAATAAATCCAACAatctaaaataataatttggCCAAATCAATGTATGTACAACAAAAGTAGCTTGACAGCCTAGTTCCCAGCAAAAGTTCATGCTTTGTACTCAAAATCAATCCACttaaaaattaacaaatcaTATTTCCCAAAAAATTGTAGCTTACATAGAGCAATGTTTGTCCACAACAATTTACTTGTGGAATAAAATTTAACATCTCACCACCGTCAATCAAGCCATTAGTTGGCCAACAAGATTTTATATAACAAAGTGACAcctatattaaatttttaattaaaagacAATTTAAAGTAGCTAGTACTTTGAACTAATTGagcattttttaattttataatttttacatTTACTAAAAAACATGTAATATAATACATTGATATCAAGATTTGGCCTATCTGAAAACTGCATTATGCTTCATGAACTTTTTCTCGAGTATTAGTTCATCACGCTCATCCTTCAAGCCCAATAACGTTTTTAGCAAATTTGGTCATTCCCTCTAATTTATACCCTCCTTCTTTTTTCTACATTTTGCAAAAACTTTCACTGTTAAATTTTAGTATGTAAAATGAAATTTATGGAAGTTTACCCATCGAAACTCTTCTTTATTTATTGATTTAGGGTGAAGTACAAATTTCATGCTCCTTGAATTGATCATTCGAGTAAGATGATTGTCAATCCATTAAATACTGACTTGACGATACTTCTGATATCCAACATATATCGTGGAGATTTTCCATGTTAAGCTCTAATATTCGACCTAAGCTGATTCTCTTGACATTTTGAAAGACGATGTTTCGAGTTTTTGTTGGTTTCTTAACTTTTAGAACAAAAATCATCCACCATAACCTATAATCATCGGCCTTCCAAGTTTTAATCTCCCATAATATTATTGGTTCCTTGATTTTGTAGTTGATgatcatcgatgatattttttgttttttggccTTGTGGATATGGATCTTCTCCCATATATTGAATTCCGATTGTCATATACTATATTGTTCATCTTAGTTTTGGATACCCTCCTTCACATTTGTGGGACCCTGACAATGCATCAAATAATGGTGATGTGAATTTTCTGATGATTCTCCTACCTCGACATTTTGTTTGAGGTCATTATTCTAGTCTTTCTCGCTATTCTTATGTTTTTCAATCCATTTACTCGATGGACACGATCTTGCTCACATTTTCTGTCATACAACTCACGATTTCCTCTATACATATCATGACACTCGATACAATCAAATCTCAATTCCTCGAGTCCGTTCTTGTACTCAAGGTCTGAAGTAACATGAGAAGATACCCTCAACAATTTCTTTGGGgtgttattttttatattacacCAATTTATGAAAGAATCCTCCAGACAATCGTTCTAGTTTTTCAAATCCTTGCTCCACCCCTTCACGGGAAACCTATATTACCTCTTTGAAACATAATTGTATGGATCCGAAGAATTAGAAATCATGTATTATCTATCATCGAAAAGTGTATTCCATTATTGTGAATGTATTCTTCTGTTGTAGCTTTCAtctaaaattttctattttatcTGTAAAAGAAGAATTAAGATTATCATATTCTACATATTCACAAGGATTTATTTGTACATTAAGCTAATGCAATGAATTCCCCAAATAGTATTCataatttaattcttttaatattttcttggtAAAATTTACCTAAGAAATCTATATCTTATTTTGTAAAAGATTATTTATGAATTCGAAAAGTTAGAAATCATATCTTTTTCATTCTAATCATCCATCGAGTGCATTCCATTCCAATTGCTCATAGACTTATTGGACTTTGGAACATCTTTTTGTCATTCTCCGTGTTTCCTCGCTTTTTTCGCGGCATGGTCCCACTGGACATGacaaaaattttgtacaaaaAATTGCTCGGGCATGCCAAACACGTAATCATGCCAAGTGTGTGAAATCAAACTTCTAAATCACAAGCGATCCAAATCCCGAATTGACGGTTAGTTCTAACTCTCCTAATAAGTCACATAACTAGGAAATTATCTTAAGAAATTGAGGAAAAATTTCATGAACGAcaacatatttaattttgtGATCATAAACTGGAGTAAATATTTTTACAACTAGAATTAaagaatttttaataaatatactaAGGAAATTAGTATAAACTAAAAACGAGTGAACCaaaatcgataaaatttacggaaGCTTTTGCCGTATAACTTTTGTGTTGATTAGCTCCTTCTGACTTATTATTCACATTTGTTCAAATTCTTTCAAGTGATTCCTCTCACTTTTCTCGGATCATCGCAACTTCCCTACTTCCCCTGCACGAGCGTAAGTTTGGCCCAATTTTTTCAACCGCTTGATTCTTCTGATCTGATGTGATGGACTTTAATGTGTGTTTATTATTTGTTGGCTTGTTATTTAATTTTGGTAACACacataaaaattgtaattttaaaaatgaaaatttttagGTTACGTATTTAAATTTGTCTTAAAATTCCAACGAAGCACGAGGCTCCTCGAGTCATTTCACGAGTCGAGGCCaattttcttgccaaatctttTGCCAAATTTAATCGCACTGCTGATCAGGATAAAAAACCCTAAATTTGGAAACCAACAAATCAAGAAAAGACCAAGAATTATCTCTGGAAATTTTCGAAGTTGAAAATTCCGATTCAACTAACAAGCTATCGATTTTGCAGATTCTCTTCGTTTCGTCAATCAGTTTTTCATTAGATCTACTGACAGTCTGTTATCGAAGATTCATTAAATGTTATGTAGCTAAATTAAAAGGCAAGATTTTCAGTTTCTTTTTCCTGGGGATTTGCTATGGCGGATGCGCTGTCTGTGATTCCACCAGCTGTGCTTCGTAATCTTTCCGATAAGCTCTACGAAAAGCGCAAAAATGCTGCTTTGGAGGTAATACATTGCGTACGGGGATATGAGTGATTTTATGTTTGTGGGTGTGAGCGTGctttttttggaaaatttgtCGTGAGTTTGAAATATTAGGTTCAAGTGTGTATCGGGCTTTAATTTTGTCAGTTGGTTGATAATCTGGAGGTTTTGATTGGATGTAGGTGGAAGGGATAGTAAAGCAATTAATCAGCTCTGGGGATCACGAAAAAATAAATGCCGTGATCAATTTGTTAGCCAACGAATACACTTACTCACCCCAGGCGAATCATCGGAAagtatgttaattatttagttTCACTATCAATGTTAGAGTTCATTCATCTAGTATGTACGTATGTTAGTTGAAAGTTTCATTTGTACGTTTCTGTTTTTAGGGAGGGTTGATAGGATTGGCAGCAGCTACAGTGGCTTTGACATCAGATGCCGCCCAACATCTTGAAGTAAGAGTGTTAAAGTGACGATCAAGTTTCATACTTATTATTTGACATTGCTCAGGCGAAGGAAAGAACTTTTACTAACAGAATGTATAATAGATGGCCGATCTAGTTTGCTCATCTGTTCCATTGACTTTAGCCCCCTTTTTACTTATAACAAACCATCACGTCTTATTAATTCACATTAGTCAGGTTATTTTGTGAGAAGctaatcacctaataaattcaATCATACAGTTGATTTAATCGTCTGGTTCTAGGCGAACCAGGttcctttattttttaatttaccgttaatgctttaaaatttaataaagcaCATTCTGTTTGGGTCATCGACTCATTGAGGATACAAATTTGCAGTTTTCATGAATATTCATGGCTGCATGCCTATTTTACCGCCTACATCTAATGTTTGGGCGAAGTAAACACATTTAAGTTCCTGCTTCAGGGAACTCAAAAGGTGGAGCTTGCTAAGCTCCTTCCTGTTCAAATGTAGCAAGCAGTCAGGCATAAAAATTGCCAAGAAAGTTATGCTATCTATTGCAGGATGCAGGAATGCCAGTGGCCTAGTGTACCTAAATGGATTGAATAAACTGAGGGATGTTCTCATCTAATCCATCACTTTTGATCCAGTGACCACCTAACATTTATAGTATTTGTATTTGCCTATTTGGATGTACCTATCTTTTATCTCGATAAATTTGGCTGAATTggtttatgttttaaaatttggatTTTGTGATTCAGCGATTGAGACCGTGGGTGAAGAAGTATGGATTGTAGTTTAGTTGAAAGATGACGTATCATGAACTCAAGTTAGTTTTAATGAGTGTTGGGAATTATTGATTCAAGAAAGAAATAATGATCTTATAGCATAAATTGACATAATTTCTACATGCTAAGAGCTAATGAATTAGAAAACTTTGGGTATAAGATGCAGTAATATGGTAGTACCACACTTTGTAAATGTGAGATATACCTCAAAACCCGCAGACTACAACAGAAGGATCACATGGATCATATGTTCACCTTTTTTAGAGGAATATCTACTGACTGGGCATGATTTCCTTAGCCCAAGTGTGTTACTGGATCAATCTGTACATTTCAATTTTATGTTAAAGTTGAGATGGGTATGAATGCTAGAAACTGGTCTGAAATGTCACAGAAGTAACATTTTCAAATTGCATTGCATGGAACTTGGCCCTTTTCATTTCTTTGCTTGTGAAGTTCATTCATGTATCAAAATGAATATACTTTCATCCCTGAAACTGAGGTAAGGTTGCCAGTGGGTAAGTAGCTTGCTCCTTCGACCTTGATATGAGTTTGATTTACCTTTACGTAACTGCTGTTGGGTAAGAGTTGAATTCTCCATTTTGAGAATCAGAAGAGTAGAAAAACATTTTCCTCCCTTGAAGTAAAACTATAATGCATGCATCTGAGTCCTTATGTGTCATTTTTCCTATAGCTTATTTAGATTTCCTACTATTCTTTGACTTCCTATTTTTCTCGTCTAATGTTTCTTGGGGTGTTTCTGATGAAGTTTTTTTGATCTAATGCCTCTCTTCCGCGGTCAATCCAGCAAATTGTACCCCCCGTTTTAGCTTCGTTTTCTGATCAAGACAGCCGAGTTCGATATTATGCTTGTGAAGCTCTGTACAACATTGCAAAGGTACAAAAATAGGGGACTTTTGTTATATTCCACTTTTCCTTGTGTAATTTAGTTGTCCTGTTTGCTAATTTACAGGTTGTGAGAGGCGATTTTATCGTGTTCTTCAACCAGATTTTTGACGCGTTGTGTAAACTTTCTGCTGATTCAGATCCCAATGTACAGAGTGCTGCTCATCTTTTAGACAGACTTGTAAAGGTATGTGGTTTCTGTTTCCTGAgtatgcatgcatgcataaatTTATGCATAACTGATACAGATACTTTTTTAGTATTGCTAACTTTGGTTGCTTGTAATGCAGGATATTGTCACCGAGAGTGATCAGTTTAGGTCTGGTGTCTCATTTACTTTGTTCACATAGCAATGTATCAAGCTGAATTCTTTGATATCTCTAATAATGAAGCAATTTATTTTAACTTTCTACTGCTGCCATTTTCACCTGACTCAGCATTGAAGAATTTATTCCATTGTTGAGAGAACGAATGAATGTCCTAAACCCTTATGTCCGCCAATTTCTGGTAGGATGGATTACTGTACTAGATAGTGTTCCAGATATCGATATGCTGGGGTTTCTCCCTGATTTTCTTGATGGTGAGAAGGCCAAAACACATTCACAGTCTCTAGCTGTGTTCCTGCAGATTTATGTTCTCACATTGGTGATAAAATTGCAGGCTTATTTAACATGCTTAGTGATTCTAGCCACGAGATAAGGCAACAAGCTGATTCTGCACTTTCTGAATTTCTTCAAGAGATCAAGAACTCTCCAGTAAGATTCAGCGATGCTACATAATTAATTTCTTTAGTTGTGATTAGAGACGAGCATTTATTGAGGAATCCTGCCCTTTAATGAGCCATGAGGATTATCGATTCATTTTGTTCTGTATTCTTGCTCATACTTCGGCTCTATGTTGCTTTTCACATGCACCACCGAAATAAATCAGTGAACATGATCTTTCTAGATTCATCAAACAGATGTAAGACAGCATGTGACATAGAAGTTGAGAAAGTCTAACAAACAACTATCTTATAACGTAAGTTGAAAATAATCCTTGTCAACTAATAATTTCTCGTGGAAAACTTAACTGGTTTCTCACCATTGTAGGAATCTGAAGTCCCAAATACTCATTTTTATCTCAAAATGAGTGATGGTAATTCACTTGACAGCTCCCAAACATGCTATAATAGCTTGTATGAGGTCccccaaaaaaaattaaaaatcaaggAGCACAATCTTAGAATACTCAATAAACATAATAGATAATACCTTAAAGATTCTGTTGCTCCAAAACGAGAATAACAGTGAAAAAACGAGAAAGAGGAAAGAATCCAGACATAATATAATCACCTGCTAAGAAATGACATTGGAGATTGAATATCATTTGAATCCTAGATATGAAGGTCATAAATAATATTTCCACAGTTTTCACATGATACCACTATGCAAAAGTGGGTAAaataaattcttgagttatataTTTAACCTTTTAGATTAGATTAGATTAGATGAGGTTTTGAGAAGTTAGGAAAGATACGCTGTCCCTGTTCCATCCATAAAATATATCTAGAATGGATAGATCTTAAACTGAAAagatttttatttcaaacgaaGATGGAGTGAATGACAAGGACTTGAAATGCATCGAACTTTTAATTGTGCTTACTCGTTATTGACCCAGCTACCTTGTGACACTTTAATTTCCTTACTAAACTCTATCTTAAATGAAGAAAACACGTTTTTCAAATGGAAACAATTGTGAACTAGTAAACCCCACTCATTTGGTATTTAACAATAAAATGATTGACAGAACTGCTGGAAGGCCTTTGTTGATTGTGTACGAACAAAATACAAGTTGAAAGGTAGGGTAAGATAGAATTTTTCTAATGGAGGCTTTCACTCTTTGGTAACCctatttattttatcatttattgattaatttttgcttCAATGTAATATATGTGGATTTCGCCCGAAATACTCTTACCAGAATATACTTTCAGGTACCTTGTTTTTTGATGGATTTATCGGTTAAAATCAATTAGCCCATCATACAGACTTTATGCTCAGAGCACCTTTCTTTGCCTATTTCATTTTGAAACTCCTCATCCCCATCTCAGCATTGTCCTTCCTTCTTTATGTTGAGAATCTATGCTGACTGTCCCAGATGCCTAACGTGATTGTTTCTGTCATCCTTATCGATTCTAGCCCTCTCATCGAATATTACTTAAGAACTTTGATATTCTTGTTATCAAGTTGATGGTTGAAGTAAATAAGGATTATGTTTTGTGCCTCTAATAGTTGACCGGTGTTATACCCATGGAGAACGATGTTTCCCTGCAATTGTGTTTATACCTTGATTCCTCTAATCCTAGTATGAGAAGATTAACTCGGCTGTGATTCAAATTACTAGAGGAAAGTAAGTTTTGAAGTGTGTTAATGTTATCTTTTCACGAAGTAACCTTCTAGTTACCGAGTAGAAAAACCTTAGAactgcagaaaaataaaatcccAAGTTAAATTTCACTTCCTCGTTATTAATGGATGAACCTTCTTTTGAATTTCCGGAAGATCATTCCGTGCTTATAAAGGGTATTACTTGACCAAAACTGGATACTGTGATGTCATATTGAAGACTTGCTGACATTGCGTACATTTCCTTAAAAATAAAGGCAATTAGGAGACATTTCCACAGATCATATATTAGAACGCGACCCAAGTAATAATTTCCATGTTCAGTTTTGCCCTCTGATGAGCCTTTATTATTTAGACCACTACTTTACATTTTTAGCAATTAGTTGAGAACTGCGACTTTTGAAGTCTGTAGATTATGGTCGAATGGCTGAGATACTAGTGCAAAGGGCAGAATCACCTGATGAATTTACTCGATTGACTGCTATTACCTGGGTAAGTACTTTATGTGCTTTTATGATGTGTAGTAGTAAAATATTGTGTGGGTTTCATTCTGTCAGATTTGGTTGTGTTCACAACTTTTCTCATGCAGATCAACGAGTTCGTAAAACTTGGTGGGGATCAACTCGTACCCTATTATGCTGATATTCTTGGCGCAATTTTACCTTGCATATCAGACAAGGAAGAGAAAATCAGAGTTGTAAGTTTCATTCTTCTTGTTGACGGAAATGAACGATTCAACATTGTATTCCACAACTTTCAAAAGAACTGATGCACCTTTCAGGACTTGTAAACTGAGTTGTCATTTATTCGTTGCATGTCTTGCTTGGCCTCCccgattaaatttttttattctgGCGGGTGTAGACTTATGTTGTTTGACATTCAGGTTGCTCGTGAAACAAATGAAGAGCTTCGTGGAATGAAAGCAGATCCAGCTGAAGGATTCGATATTGGAGCTATTCTCGCTGTAGCTAGGAGGTATCATTCTCCTATCTGAACAACTAGGTTTATGCTCGTCTGTATTTCACTTGTGGTTTATTGACGACCCTTGTAGAAGGTGATACATGGTGCTATAGTTGCTCTTTCCAATGCCTTTCAGCGGatgaactgtgttgaaaattttaattttttctatgTACCAGTCATCTGTCTACTGAATGGGAGGCCACACGTATTGAAGCTCTACACTGGATAGCAGCCCTTTTAAATCGACATCGAACAGAGGTGATCATGAATATTTGCTATTTCCAATGCACatgatttaaaagaaattttcgTAATGCATATTCACGAAATATGTAATCCTTTTCGTAATGATTTTTTGTGTAGTTGTGTGATATCAGACATTTTGTAAATTCAGTAAAAAGCATACGTTGGATGCACGTATTATACTAAATTTGAGGTTTTGGTGATTGATTGATTATGCATTGGAGATTTTTGTACACGTACTGTTGAAGTGAAACTTGGGGACTTATAATCTCAAGGAAGCCTTGCTGTGCTTAATTGTTTTTTAGCTGAAAGTTGGTCACAAAGCTTtactcaataaaatatttttggttgtgGGCCATCTACTAGCATTTCAAAATCATTGAACTTTCAGTTACATCATTTTTGGGAATTGATGATTAGATTTTCACTTTCCATTTTCTCACTTGAAACAGGTTCTATCATTTTTGGATGATATCTTTAAAACTCTTCTGACGGCACTTTCAGATCCATCTGATAAGGTATCTTCTTCACTTGCTTTCCTCACTTTCTCAGTGCCTATTTTTTAAAACCAATTTCTGCATCAATTTTTTTAGTCTTTAATCTTTTTGATGGAGACATTCTAAGATACAGTTTCTCTACTTTTATAAACTATGCATTCAAAGCTTACATTTTGCATGTTAGAACCTTATGACAAGGGAAATGCTTTATTTACATATTTCTACATGTCTCTATTGATTTGATGGGTCTGATGCTTTACTCGCTGCCGGACTAGTTGTGGAATTTCTCAATCATGCTCTCCAGATTGGAGGTTTACTGCGTTGAGTTTACAATAACTTCAGCACCATTTAACTTATGATTTATGGATGAAACTCTGGAAATTTCTCAATCATGTCCTTCTTGTTTTCCATTTCATCTCAGGTTGTGCTGCTGGTACTTGAAGTCCATGCTTGCATTGCCAAAGATGAGAAGCATTTTCATCAGCTCACTTTGTATTTAATGCAAAATTTTAGAATTGACTATTCTCTCTTGGAGAAGTGAGTCATTTGCCTATGCTTCTATGAATATACTGAAATAACTTTTTTAACATTGTTTATAACCGGAGTAAAATAACTCTTTGTTCTTGCAGGCGTGGCGCTCTGATAATTCGTAGACTATGTGTGCTACTTGATGCTGAAACCGTGTATCGGAAGCTTTCCACAATACTTCAAGGGGAACCGGATTTGGATTTTGCATCAATCATGGTTCAAGTACTATGTTGTTCACACATGGATTATTATTGTGTTTCATTCTTTTTGGTCTTGTCTACCATGGATAGATAACCAGTTTCAATATTACTTGTTTTGCTTATTTATGATTTCCAGTAATTGTATACTCCTTGTTTTTaggttttattttttatgcttcTTTCTATATGGGGCAAGGTTGGGGCCTGCTGGTCGGTCGGACAGCAAGAGATATTCCTGTGAATGTGACCCATTTTTTCATTTCAGGCTTTGAACTTGATTTTAATCACTTCTTCGGAGTTGGCTGGCATTAGAGATCTTTTGAAACAATCACTGTTGAATGATGCtggaaaaaatttatttctatcTTTATATGCTTCGTGGTGCCATTCGCCAATGGCTATCATAAGCCTTTGCTTATTAGCTCAGGTACGAGCTTTGTGATTAGTGGTCAGCCATGTCTTTACCTACCTTTGCCTTTGCCTCTGCTGTGCTTTTTCAACGTTTACATTTATATTCTTGATGGCACTGCTACACAGACATATCAGCACGCGGGTTCCATTATCCAATCTCTGGTCGAGGAAGATATCAATGTTAAGTTCTTAGTCCAATTGGATAAATTGATCCACCTTCTGGAGACTCCCACCTTTGCTTACCTTAGACTACAGGTAATTTTAGTAGACGTGGTTAGTGATGACAAATTTCATCTTACTTCAACTACAGACGTAACAAATTTCAACTTACATCAATTACAAACTTGGTTTTCCGTAACAACTTTCTCTCGTAAACAGATTTGGGATGCACATGTAAATGGTTTCATGCATTAAGTAACCATGTTAACTTGTGTTAATTTTTTTCTCTATTTAGctgtaaaacttgtgtatgtttTTCTCTATTTAGCTGTAAAACCTATGTATGTGAACCTGTGTATAATCAGTGCTTATTTTTGTGCATGTTTGCTGACGATCCATTACAATAAATAAGGTTAGACCACAAGAAGAGGGACCGTAGAAATTTTAACTGTTGGAAAGCTTAAGAGGGACATGAGAATACGTGATTTATTTTTGAAGATAATGCTATGATGCGGCAAACTTGTTTAATCACGGAATTCAATCTGAACAATTTTAATGTCTACGCCTGAATTTAACATCTGCTTAGTTTTGTTTCCAAGTCAGTTAGATCACTCTTTGAATACAATTTTAAACAGTTAAATTAAGTACTGGATAGTATAAAGCAATATTACATGTACAAGGTCGATGGACTGGAAGTTTGTATGACATCgatatttttcaaaactttaTACAGATACGAAAAATCATTAGAACAATTCGATTTTTCACTGATGCTAAATGGTGATTTAAAGGTGGGTGAGATGTCTTCTGCTACAACTGAGAAAAGGAGATCATTATAGATACTGTCTCAATGTGTAACTTAAAGAAGTAAAACTTAAAAAGGTATTATGGGAGATGGCAGTTGTTCATAAATCATAAGTTAATTGCTGTTGAACAGTCTCTGATGTCAGgtttaattttcttgtgaaAATGGTGTTGATGGCATTATCCACTTGCCTTTTGATGCTTGTTTTTTTGGTTGTTGAACATTCTGTCATCCCTGTGCTTTATGTCTGTTCTATTTCTGACCTTCATTCGTTACCACGGTAAGTTTATGACAATATTGTCGGAGCTGACGGAGCATTTGTCTTCATtattttttgtcaaacaactcatGTACAAAACTATTTTTTATGCCATCGTACATCTCTTATTTGCCTATTGCAGCTTCTTGAACCTGGAAGATATATATGGTTGTTGAAAGCCTTGTATGGTCTCCTGATGTTACTTCCGCAGGTATATGGATACCAGTTTCTTACTTTTATCAGCATTTTAGAAATCTCAAGTACGGATGATGGCCTCATTGCAGATTTCTTCCATATAGCTTCTATGATTTATTGCTTGGGAGTGTTTTATCAGGCACATTGTTGATTTGatgttttaaattcaattcctCTTTGCTGAACTATTTGCGTGAAATATTGGCCTGAGAAAAAAGGAAAAACGATAGTTGATGGGAAATTAACCAATCAGTAGGAGCATGCAGACAAAGATTGAAGATGAGATGATTGAAGGACTGTGGGGGAAGAAAAATGCAAATTAACCAAGGACACGAAACTATTTGACACAAATTTCATCTAACTTCAAAGAGCAACCGATAACAAATAATAAGCAGTTTTCGGCTGCAAAGTCTGCACCAGCCATAAAAGATCTGCATATTTCTTGGGCAGCTGGATAGTTGGTAGCAAAAAACCGAGTATGCATCAGTCCTAATGAAGCCAATTTTCACCCAAAAGATTATTTCATTTATTATTGTGGCTAGCTGAGTAATTGAATTTCCGTTAAATCAGACCTTTTCAAGCCTACATGTTGATTTTGAAGGACTTCGTATACTCGCTTCCATTATTTCTCTCTATTTTACAGGATCTTTAAATGCCCTTATGTTGTATGGCACTCCTAGAAACTTTCGCAGGCTTCAATAGAAGTTAGTAATGGTGTAGTAATAGAAATTTGGTGGTAATCGCATTTGTTAATGGGACTACCTTATGGTGACAAGAATAACTTATATGATCTAATATCAGAATATTTTTTCTTGGGGATGGAAAATCCACCGCTGGGTTTTATCAACTTGCGAATTCTTCCTCGAGTGATGGAGAGGTCCAGTATATATGCATGAGCATAGGTCTTTTGAGTGCATTTATTCTCGCGATTATGCTCTTcatatttcttttgttttgcaCTGCTGAAGAAATTATTAAAACTCAATTATTTGTTTTGGCAAaaaaatctgtttcaaatgttattttcaaAAACCAAAACGAAAAACTCATTCCTATGAGAAATAAATTGAGGCTTGTACTGTTCATTAAACATAATTTTACTGAACATACTCGTACTTTTTCACTTTATGTCCATTAATTCTGTGTGATAAGTCTCTTCTCA from the Primulina tabacum isolate GXHZ01 chromosome 8, ASM2559414v2, whole genome shotgun sequence genome contains:
- the LOC142552718 gene encoding protein VAC14 homolog, which produces MADALSVIPPAVLRNLSDKLYEKRKNAALEVEGIVKQLISSGDHEKINAVINLLANEYTYSPQANHRKGGLIGLAAATVALTSDAAQHLEQIVPPVLASFSDQDSRVRYYACEALYNIAKVVRGDFIVFFNQIFDALCKLSADSDPNVQSAAHLLDRLVKDIVTESDQFSIEEFIPLLRERMNVLNPYVRQFLVGWITVLDSVPDIDMLGFLPDFLDGLFNMLSDSSHEIRQQADSALSEFLQEIKNSPSVDYGRMAEILVQRAESPDEFTRLTAITWINEFVKLGGDQLVPYYADILGAILPCISDKEEKIRVVARETNEELRGMKADPAEGFDIGAILAVARSHLSTEWEATRIEALHWIAALLNRHRTEVLSFLDDIFKTLLTALSDPSDKVVLLVLEVHACIAKDEKHFHQLTLYLMQNFRIDYSLLEKRGALIIRRLCVLLDAETVYRKLSTILQGEPDLDFASIMVQALNLILITSSELAGIRDLLKQSLLNDAGKNLFLSLYASWCHSPMAIISLCLLAQTYQHAGSIIQSLVEEDINVKFLVQLDKLIHLLETPTFAYLRLQLLEPGRYIWLLKALYGLLMLLPQQSVAFKILQTRLKTVPPYSFSGEQYKRVSPGSILLEGNYVGGSQLSDGDISEDPHNMNDGMNFDSRLRQFENVQQQHRIHTKSQAQSRYISASSGKDVQRPEEPSRPPSQEMNRTPSVLSRRGPGQ